One Streptomyces sp. B21-105 genomic region harbors:
- a CDS encoding roadblock/LC7 domain-containing protein → MAVEVEVANELLRLRARMPQLTGALAAGADGLVLAQDMPDVQPEGLAALTAAALGVGRRMVDLAARGDFRELLVRGADGYLATYAAGPTAVLTLLADDRVDVGRLHMEGRRCGARIAELVAARSADERPLGTGSGRFPPPQVRGPIQGTLPVRIPPQSRRRP, encoded by the coding sequence ATGGCCGTCGAGGTCGAGGTCGCGAACGAACTGCTCCGGCTGCGCGCCCGCATGCCGCAGCTGACGGGGGCGTTGGCGGCCGGCGCCGACGGTCTCGTCCTGGCCCAGGACATGCCGGACGTCCAACCGGAGGGGCTGGCCGCGCTCACCGCGGCGGCGCTCGGCGTCGGCCGCCGCATGGTCGACCTGGCGGCCCGCGGCGACTTCCGCGAACTCCTGGTGCGCGGCGCCGACGGCTACCTCGCGACCTACGCGGCCGGGCCGACCGCCGTACTGACCCTGCTCGCCGACGACCGGGTCGACGTCGGTCGACTGCACATGGAGGGACGGCGCTGCGGCGCACGCATCGCCGAACTCGTGGCCGCCCGGTCCGCGGACGAGCGGCCTCTCGGCACCGGGAGCGGCCGGTTTCCTCCACCGCAGGTCCGCGGACCGATCCAGGGCACGCTGCCGGTCCGCATCCCGCCGCAGTCCCGCCGTCGGCCCTGA
- the tgmA gene encoding putative ATP-grasp-modified RiPP, protein MQPFTLNYARPAAELEFATPYAYDPGMQLNVLFDGRIAARDHALLRELATTTSTAGSKTHFDD, encoded by the coding sequence ATGCAACCGTTCACGCTCAACTACGCACGCCCCGCGGCTGAGTTGGAGTTTGCCACTCCGTATGCCTACGACCCCGGAATGCAGTTGAACGTACTTTTCGACGGCCGGATCGCCGCTCGCGACCACGCCCTCCTGAGAGAACTGGCGACCACCACCTCGACAGCGGGCTCCAAGACCCACTTCGACGACTGA
- a CDS encoding PadR family transcriptional regulator: protein MTQPAFFVLTALADQPRHGYGILREIEELSDGEVQLRVGTLYGVLDRLTADGLIALDREEVQQGRLRRYYRVTDEGVRALAAEADRMAAGADAARRRITEGRRAPGTVIPPAPGPGLAGGLA from the coding sequence ATGACCCAGCCCGCCTTCTTCGTGCTGACGGCCCTCGCCGACCAGCCGCGGCACGGCTACGGCATCCTGCGGGAGATAGAGGAACTCTCGGACGGCGAGGTGCAGTTGCGGGTGGGCACGCTCTACGGCGTGCTCGACCGGCTCACCGCCGACGGACTCATCGCCCTGGACCGCGAGGAGGTCCAGCAGGGCAGGCTCAGGCGCTACTACCGCGTCACCGACGAGGGCGTCCGGGCCCTCGCGGCGGAAGCCGACCGTATGGCGGCCGGCGCCGACGCGGCCAGACGCCGCATCACCGAGGGCCGCCGCGCCCCCGGAACCGTCATCCCGCCGGCCCCCGGGCCCGGACTCGCCGGAGGTCTGGCATGA
- the tgmB gene encoding ATP-grasp ribosomal peptide maturase, with translation MTVLILTCEEDVTADMVVVHLNAAGVPVVRLDPADLTHTVALSGEYVHGAFRGHLSSAGRLVSLEGLRSVWVRRPGSPAARAPQPSAWLTEEASQALYGMLRATGARWMNHPDASVRARHKPWQLRLAQRSGLPVPATIVTTFPQAARAFADRYPDLVVKPVSGAHPQDPPRAVPTTRVPPDADFAAVAYGPTLLQRRVAKRADIRLTAVGERILAARKETVPGGDPDVVDVRYSPSATPWCPVDVPPRLAEAVRTYLREAELAYGAFDFAEDADGTWWFLECNQSGQFGFVEVDTGQPIARTIAEWLAGPPTERDARRADRCGSTAQ, from the coding sequence ATGACCGTGCTCATCCTGACCTGTGAAGAGGACGTCACGGCGGACATGGTGGTCGTGCACCTGAACGCCGCGGGCGTCCCCGTCGTCCGGCTCGATCCGGCCGATCTGACCCATACCGTCGCACTCTCCGGCGAGTACGTGCACGGAGCCTTTCGTGGCCATCTGTCCTCCGCCGGGCGGCTGGTGAGCCTCGAGGGGCTGCGATCGGTGTGGGTCCGCCGGCCCGGCTCCCCGGCTGCCCGGGCGCCCCAGCCGTCCGCGTGGCTGACGGAGGAGGCCTCGCAGGCGCTGTACGGCATGCTCCGAGCGACCGGGGCGCGCTGGATGAACCATCCGGACGCGTCCGTACGGGCCCGGCACAAGCCCTGGCAGCTACGGCTCGCACAGCGCAGCGGCCTGCCGGTGCCGGCCACGATCGTCACGACGTTCCCGCAGGCGGCCCGTGCGTTCGCGGACCGCTATCCGGACCTGGTGGTCAAGCCGGTGTCCGGGGCGCATCCGCAGGATCCGCCCCGGGCGGTGCCCACCACCCGGGTCCCGCCGGACGCCGACTTCGCCGCCGTCGCCTACGGTCCGACGCTGCTGCAGCGCCGGGTGGCCAAGCGGGCCGACATCCGGCTGACCGCGGTCGGCGAGCGCATCCTCGCCGCCCGCAAGGAGACCGTCCCCGGCGGCGACCCCGACGTGGTGGACGTGCGCTACTCGCCCTCCGCGACGCCCTGGTGCCCCGTCGACGTGCCGCCGCGCCTGGCCGAGGCGGTGCGGACGTATCTACGGGAGGCGGAACTCGCCTACGGGGCCTTCGACTTCGCGGAGGACGCCGACGGCACCTGGTGGTTCCTGGAGTGCAACCAGTCGGGACAGTTCGGCTTCGTGGAGGTGGACACCGGTCAGCCGATCGCCCGCACCATCGCCGAGTGGCTGGCCGGGCCGCCGACCGAGCGCGATGCCCGGCGCGCCGACCGGTGCGGTTCCACGGCCCAATGA
- a CDS encoding DUF5133 domain-containing protein, producing the protein MIVPDPKIARTLLTRYATLKIAQAERETPQAARELQDVTYTLCVLMGTADVREAVAAADALLESAPVTRTHAEGSDGLSLAV; encoded by the coding sequence GTGATCGTTCCGGACCCGAAAATCGCCAGGACGTTGCTGACCCGCTACGCGACGCTGAAGATCGCTCAGGCGGAGAGGGAGACGCCGCAGGCGGCTCGTGAACTCCAGGACGTGACGTACACCTTGTGCGTGCTCATGGGCACCGCCGACGTCCGCGAGGCGGTCGCCGCGGCGGACGCCCTGCTGGAGTCCGCTCCGGTGACGCGCACGCATGCCGAGGGCTCGGACGGCCTGTCGCTGGCCGTCTGA
- a CDS encoding ABC transporter substrate-binding protein, with amino-acid sequence MNRTQRRHRTPVPVLAAALAALLVTATGCSSKAGGGGGGSEGADGVKAGPGVTDKTIRLGALTDLTGPYATLGKSIVQAQQMWADETNAAGGVCGRKVEIVVKDHGYDVQKAVTAYADLAPDVVALPQVVGSPVVAALLDDIERDRLLTFPQAWAASLLGKDAVQVVGTTYDVDMIAAVDLLTRTKGLAKGDSVGHVYFEGDYGANALEGSTWAAGRAGLTIVPQKIKATDTDLSAQVSALRKAGVKAVLISAGPAQTASLVGVAASRGLRVPVVSSAPGFAPQLMKTPAAPALLAMLNVVSAVPAVSSDLPGVRRMAAAYGKKYPDSPVDAGTLSGYNAAQLLGADLKKACAAGSLAREDVVKAHRSQKNADTGLGSPQDFSDVAKPAALSTYVLKPDAKALGGVVVVEDAHQAPGVTEYLADRAQ; translated from the coding sequence GTGAACCGCACGCAGCGCAGACACCGCACTCCCGTCCCCGTCCTCGCCGCCGCGCTCGCGGCGCTGCTCGTCACGGCCACCGGCTGCAGCTCCAAGGCCGGGGGCGGCGGCGGTGGTTCCGAAGGCGCCGACGGCGTCAAGGCGGGCCCGGGAGTGACCGACAAGACGATCCGGCTGGGCGCTCTCACCGACCTGACCGGCCCCTACGCCACCCTCGGCAAGTCCATCGTGCAGGCCCAGCAGATGTGGGCCGACGAGACCAACGCGGCCGGCGGGGTCTGCGGCCGCAAGGTCGAGATCGTGGTCAAGGACCATGGCTACGACGTGCAGAAGGCGGTCACCGCGTACGCCGACCTCGCCCCGGACGTCGTCGCCCTGCCGCAGGTCGTCGGATCGCCGGTGGTCGCCGCCCTCCTCGACGACATCGAACGCGACCGCCTGCTGACCTTCCCGCAGGCGTGGGCGGCCTCCCTGCTCGGCAAGGACGCCGTCCAGGTCGTCGGCACCACCTACGACGTCGACATGATCGCCGCCGTCGACCTGCTCACCCGGACCAAGGGCCTGGCCAAGGGCGACTCCGTCGGCCATGTCTACTTCGAGGGCGACTACGGCGCCAACGCCCTGGAAGGGTCCACCTGGGCGGCCGGGCGGGCGGGGCTCACGATCGTGCCGCAGAAGATCAAGGCGACCGACACGGATCTGTCGGCGCAGGTGTCGGCGCTGCGCAAGGCGGGCGTGAAGGCCGTCCTGATCAGCGCGGGTCCGGCGCAGACGGCTTCGCTGGTCGGGGTCGCCGCCTCGCGCGGGCTGCGGGTGCCCGTCGTCAGCAGCGCGCCCGGCTTCGCGCCCCAGCTGATGAAGACCCCCGCCGCACCCGCCCTGCTCGCCATGCTGAACGTGGTGAGCGCGGTGCCAGCCGTGAGCTCCGACCTGCCCGGCGTCCGGCGGATGGCGGCCGCCTACGGCAAGAAGTACCCGGACTCCCCGGTGGACGCCGGCACGCTGTCCGGCTACAACGCCGCGCAACTGCTCGGCGCCGACCTCAAGAAGGCCTGCGCGGCCGGCAGCCTGGCCCGGGAGGACGTCGTGAAGGCGCACCGCTCGCAGAAGAACGCCGACACCGGCCTCGGCTCGCCGCAGGACTTCTCCGACGTCGCCAAGCCCGCCGCCCTGTCCACCTATGTGCTCAAGCCGGACGCCAAGGCGCTCGGCGGTGTGGTGGTCGTGGAGGACGCGCACCAGGCGCCGGGCGTCACCGAGTACCTGGCCGACCGTGCGCAGTGA
- a CDS encoding YkvA family protein produces MDAPTTLVVVVAVAAVALFAAAAAVLTRLVRTRRGLRRAGLPTGPRWVFWGAVLYFVFPADLLPDPVYLDDIGILVLALRSLRRAPDRTTGHLSERLPD; encoded by the coding sequence GTGGATGCGCCAACCACGCTCGTCGTCGTCGTGGCGGTGGCGGCCGTCGCGCTGTTCGCCGCGGCCGCCGCGGTGCTGACCCGGCTGGTCAGAACCCGCCGGGGTCTCAGACGGGCCGGACTGCCCACCGGCCCGCGCTGGGTGTTCTGGGGGGCGGTCCTGTACTTCGTGTTTCCGGCCGATCTGCTGCCGGATCCGGTCTACCTCGACGACATCGGCATCCTGGTGCTGGCCCTCCGTTCGCTGCGTCGCGCCCCCGACCGCACCACCGGGCACCTGTCCGAGCGGCTCCCCGACTGA
- a CDS encoding serine/threonine-protein kinase produces MSTGGTHGRVVDGRFELVERLGGGGMGLVWRAHDLVLHRAVAVKEVRHADPDLAEHDPAAARVLRERVLREARALARVHHPNVVTIHHIVDGGEHTYPWIVMELVEGGSLQDRLERGVMPPVEAARLGREVLAALRAAHAVGIEHRDVKPANVLLRPDGRPVLTDFGIAAVRESVSLTATGSVIGSPDFMAPERVSGKEGGPASDLWSLAMLLYVAVEGHHPLRRGSTLATLAAVLSEDVPPPRGGGPLTAVLTALLVRDPQARPDAARVDLMLAAVTAAAPGPAGASPSAPVPPQVPAPQSATTSYSLAPPAAPPAAGTVVPPADARPPAGRGRGAAVAVAVLATALAGVLAWTLLPYLQDGGDDGGSGAASPLPGVSASQSTRQAASDASGAASDDASGAAAGDASGGQKVDLLSGNGVKNVVAKLSAATGGAKVTKLAVYEEYAIAEVSVKGRPKLYDRYMYRGGDVAVKDGPGGTVMNGAVPVDLDVYDWDAVPALLARAAKTLGVPQPTSRYLLVDPGSTVFDTGPSMSVYLSDDYGSAYLRADVKGRVIATYPRDDG; encoded by the coding sequence ATGAGCACAGGGGGAACCCACGGACGCGTCGTCGACGGACGCTTCGAACTGGTCGAGCGACTCGGCGGCGGAGGCATGGGTCTGGTGTGGCGGGCCCACGACCTGGTCCTGCACCGCGCGGTGGCGGTGAAGGAGGTGCGGCACGCGGACCCCGACCTCGCCGAGCACGACCCGGCGGCCGCCCGCGTACTGCGCGAGCGCGTCCTGCGCGAGGCCCGTGCGCTGGCGCGCGTCCACCATCCCAACGTCGTCACCATCCATCACATCGTCGACGGCGGCGAGCACACCTATCCGTGGATCGTGATGGAGCTCGTCGAGGGCGGCTCCCTGCAGGACCGGCTGGAACGGGGCGTGATGCCCCCGGTCGAGGCCGCCCGGCTGGGCCGCGAGGTACTGGCCGCGCTGCGCGCCGCGCACGCCGTCGGCATCGAGCACCGTGACGTGAAGCCCGCCAACGTCCTGCTGCGCCCCGACGGACGGCCCGTGCTCACCGACTTCGGCATCGCCGCCGTCCGGGAGTCCGTCTCGCTCACCGCCACCGGCTCGGTCATCGGTTCGCCCGACTTCATGGCGCCGGAACGGGTCAGCGGGAAGGAGGGCGGCCCCGCCTCCGACCTCTGGTCGCTGGCGATGCTGCTGTACGTCGCCGTCGAGGGGCACCATCCGCTGCGCAGGGGCAGCACGCTCGCCACCCTGGCCGCCGTGCTGAGCGAGGACGTGCCCCCGCCGCGCGGCGGGGGACCGCTGACAGCCGTTCTCACGGCGCTCCTCGTGCGCGACCCGCAGGCCCGCCCCGACGCGGCACGGGTCGACCTGATGCTCGCCGCCGTGACCGCCGCCGCGCCGGGGCCGGCCGGGGCCTCCCCGTCCGCTCCCGTCCCGCCGCAGGTCCCCGCTCCGCAGTCCGCGACGACCTCCTACTCGCTCGCCCCGCCCGCGGCCCCGCCGGCCGCCGGCACGGTCGTCCCGCCTGCCGACGCCCGGCCCCCCGCCGGCCGCGGTCGTGGCGCGGCCGTCGCCGTCGCCGTGCTGGCCACCGCTCTGGCCGGCGTCCTGGCGTGGACGCTGCTCCCGTACCTCCAGGACGGCGGGGACGACGGCGGAAGCGGCGCCGCCTCACCGCTCCCCGGCGTGTCCGCGTCGCAGAGCACCCGGCAGGCGGCCTCCGACGCCTCCGGGGCTGCCTCCGACGACGCCTCGGGCGCGGCTGCCGGTGACGCGTCCGGCGGGCAGAAGGTCGACCTGCTCAGCGGGAACGGCGTCAAGAACGTGGTCGCCAAGCTGTCGGCGGCCACGGGCGGGGCGAAGGTGACGAAACTCGCGGTGTACGAGGAGTACGCCATCGCCGAAGTCTCCGTGAAGGGCCGCCCGAAGCTCTACGACCGGTACATGTACCGCGGCGGCGACGTGGCGGTGAAGGACGGCCCGGGCGGCACCGTGATGAACGGCGCGGTCCCGGTCGACCTGGACGTCTACGACTGGGACGCGGTGCCCGCGCTGCTGGCCCGGGCCGCGAAGACCCTCGGCGTCCCCCAGCCCACCAGCCGCTACCTGTTGGTCGACCCGGGGTCCACCGTCTTCGACACCGGACCGTCGATGAGCGTCTACCTGTCCGACGACTACGGCAGCGCCTACCTCCGGGCCGACGTCAAGGGCCGGGTGATCGCGACCTACCCGCGCGACGACGGCTGA
- a CDS encoding branched-chain amino acid ABC transporter permease, with the protein MTAFLDSVLAGLALGAVYALVALGFVVIFKASGVLNFAHGSLLLFGGYLTAVLHDDLGFAGALAVSVLATAALAGALDRLLLQRGDPDPGAAHVQTIVTIGVDIVLLTDLSRRIGGDLLTLGDPWGDSVTRLGSVTVADSRIAAIVVSALAIGGVFALFRFTPWGLALRAAAEDTEAAALMGVRLSRVRMLAWCLAGALAALAAVFLAAFPAPGLERTTGQIALNAFPAAILGGLASPPGALAGSLLIGLTEALAAGYQSELHVLGEGFGDVAPYAVMVAVLLVRPTGLFGAKGAARV; encoded by the coding sequence ATGACCGCCTTCCTCGACAGCGTCCTCGCAGGTCTCGCCCTCGGCGCGGTCTACGCCCTGGTCGCGCTCGGCTTCGTCGTCATCTTCAAGGCGTCGGGCGTGCTCAACTTCGCCCACGGGTCCCTGCTGCTGTTCGGCGGCTACCTGACCGCCGTCCTCCACGACGACCTGGGATTCGCCGGCGCGCTCGCGGTGTCCGTCCTGGCGACCGCGGCGCTCGCCGGCGCACTGGACCGGCTGCTGCTGCAACGCGGCGACCCCGACCCCGGGGCGGCCCATGTGCAGACCATCGTCACCATCGGCGTCGACATCGTGCTGCTGACCGACCTGTCCCGGCGCATCGGCGGCGACCTGCTCACCCTCGGCGACCCCTGGGGCGACTCGGTGACCCGGCTCGGCTCCGTGACCGTCGCCGACAGCCGGATCGCCGCGATCGTCGTGTCCGCGCTGGCCATCGGCGGCGTCTTCGCCCTGTTCCGCTTCACACCCTGGGGCCTCGCCCTGCGGGCCGCCGCCGAGGACACGGAAGCCGCGGCCCTGATGGGGGTGCGGCTGAGCCGGGTGCGGATGCTCGCCTGGTGCCTGGCCGGCGCCCTCGCCGCCCTGGCGGCCGTGTTCCTCGCCGCCTTCCCCGCCCCCGGACTGGAGCGGACAACCGGCCAGATCGCCCTCAACGCCTTCCCGGCGGCGATCCTCGGCGGACTGGCCTCGCCGCCCGGCGCCCTCGCGGGCAGCCTCCTCATCGGCCTGACCGAGGCCCTCGCCGCGGGCTACCAGTCCGAACTGCACGTGCTGGGCGAAGGGTTCGGCGACGTCGCCCCGTACGCGGTGATGGTCGCCGTCCTGCTGGTGCGTCCCACCGGGCTGTTCGGCGCGAAGGGAGCGGCTCGTGTCTGA
- a CDS encoding branched-chain amino acid ABC transporter permease: MRVPKGAGVLLTALLLCAPPFYVDAFWLRIGLFSMAAAIGAVGLGLLTGAAGQLSLGHAFFLAVGAYGYTWLAGEPGPGLPTTLAALLAVLLAGAAGGLFSPVAGRVRGIYLGVATLALVFLGHHVLLTADSVTGGFNGRSVPPLTFGGFSFAGDGSSLVVLGVPFGGEERLWYLGLVLLAGTWWTARGLLRGRPGRALTALRDSETAAAVMGVDVARHRSAAFVVSSMYAGLAGVLLALAFRRVVPDYFGLALSVDYLAMIVIGGLGSVAGAAAGAVFVTALPLLMTRYADQLPLVTAPGAGDGGIGPTEAARYLYGAAIVLVLLYAPDGLRGLVRRVHARLRPAAPSPAAANRPPASAVRAKEPTP; this comes from the coding sequence GTGCGCGTCCCCAAGGGCGCGGGCGTGCTCCTGACGGCACTCCTGCTGTGCGCGCCGCCTTTCTACGTCGACGCCTTCTGGCTGCGCATCGGCCTGTTCTCGATGGCCGCCGCCATCGGCGCCGTCGGCCTCGGCCTGCTCACCGGCGCCGCAGGACAGCTCTCCCTGGGCCACGCCTTCTTCCTCGCCGTGGGCGCGTACGGCTACACCTGGCTGGCCGGCGAACCCGGCCCCGGGCTGCCGACCACGCTCGCCGCGCTCCTCGCGGTGCTGCTGGCGGGGGCGGCCGGCGGGCTCTTCAGTCCCGTCGCGGGCCGGGTGCGCGGCATCTACCTGGGCGTCGCCACGCTCGCCCTGGTCTTCCTGGGCCACCATGTGCTGCTCACCGCCGACTCCGTCACCGGCGGCTTCAACGGCCGATCGGTGCCCCCGCTGACCTTCGGCGGGTTCTCCTTCGCCGGCGACGGCTCCTCGCTCGTCGTCCTCGGCGTGCCGTTCGGCGGCGAGGAACGCCTGTGGTACCTCGGGCTGGTGCTGCTGGCCGGCACCTGGTGGACCGCGCGCGGCCTGCTGCGCGGACGCCCGGGACGTGCCCTGACGGCGCTGCGCGACAGCGAGACCGCGGCCGCGGTGATGGGCGTCGACGTCGCCCGCCACCGCTCGGCGGCCTTCGTCGTGTCGTCGATGTACGCGGGCCTGGCCGGGGTCCTGCTCGCGCTGGCCTTCCGCCGGGTGGTCCCCGACTACTTCGGGCTGGCCCTCTCGGTCGACTACCTGGCGATGATCGTCATAGGCGGACTGGGATCCGTCGCCGGAGCCGCCGCGGGCGCCGTGTTCGTCACCGCGCTGCCCCTGCTGATGACCCGTTACGCCGACCAGTTGCCGCTGGTGACCGCCCCCGGCGCCGGCGACGGCGGGATCGGCCCGACCGAGGCGGCCCGCTACCTGTACGGCGCGGCCATCGTCCTCGTCCTGCTGTACGCCCCCGACGGACTGCGTGGCCTCGTCCGCCGCGTCCACGCCCGTCTGCGACCCGCCGCCCCGTCCCCGGCGGCCGCGAACCGTCCACCCGCCTCCGCAGTCCGAGCCAAGGAGCCCACCCCGTGA